A genomic window from Cotesia glomerata isolate CgM1 linkage group LG7, MPM_Cglom_v2.3, whole genome shotgun sequence includes:
- the LOC123269321 gene encoding DNA-binding protein HEXBP-like, whose protein sequence is MRAYSYAKKRPLQSSENSSSSDPKRFKPTETRIKCLFCGISGHKISECRKKSFLDKRKNSHSPEGSRPSTAIKVTCFKCHKEGHIAPNCPSRKNNSNSGNNSGNQHSSTERRVDFCTVDVPVGTMTHMDAPEDV, encoded by the coding sequence ATGAGGGCTTACTCGTACGCAAAGAAGCGACCGTTGCAATCGTCCGAGAACTCGTCAAGTTCAGACCCGAAACGCTTCAAGCCAACGGAGACACGGATTAAATGTCTTTTCTGCGGTATTTCTGGTCACAAAATATCTGAATGTCGCAAGAAGTCATTTCTGGACAAGAGGAAAAATTCTCATAGTCCAGAAGGAAGTCGACCATCCACCGCGATAAAAGTAACCTGCTTTAAGTGCCATAAAGAGGGTCATATTGCACCAAACTGTCCGTCAAGGAAGAACAACAGCAACAGCGGCAACAACAGTGGAAATCAGCACTCGAGCACCGAACGCCGAGTGGACTTTTGCACCGTGGATGTTCCAGTGGGTACAATGACCCATATGG